From the Fibrobacter sp. UWEL genome, one window contains:
- a CDS encoding type IV pilin protein, which translates to MKKQGFTLIELMVVIVIMGILAAVAVPKLFGMIAKSKASEIGTAAGTYVKLQDAYVAEAGTYIGNWNMIGYTMPKSNNFSYTDGFEGKATTALKGLVATQGWSATNAAKLNDCQSGENWVITVAENKTSASTGNPIVYAAGYKDASATSTCSPLTPNFANIGK; encoded by the coding sequence ATGAAGAAGCAAGGTTTTACCCTTATTGAATTGATGGTCGTGATCGTTATCATGGGCATCCTGGCCGCTGTTGCAGTTCCTAAGCTGTTCGGCATGATCGCAAAGTCCAAGGCATCTGAAATCGGCACCGCCGCTGGTACCTATGTCAAGCTGCAGGACGCATACGTTGCTGAAGCTGGTACCTATATCGGTAACTGGAACATGATTGGTTACACCATGCCTAAGTCTAACAACTTTAGCTACACTGACGGTTTTGAAGGCAAGGCTACTACTGCTCTCAAGGGACTTGTTGCTACTCAGGGTTGGTCTGCTACTAACGCAGCTAAGCTGAATGATTGCCAGTCTGGTGAAAACTGGGTTATCACTGTTGCTGAAAACAAGACTAGCGCATCTACCGGTAATCCGATTGTGTATGCTGCTGGTTATAAGGATGCTTCTGCAACTTCTACTTGCAGCCCGCTTACTCCGAACTTTGCAAACATCGGCAAGTAA